A genome region from Bacillota bacterium includes the following:
- a CDS encoding DUF192 domain-containing protein yields MQILNATKGTCLGTEIRIADTFLLRLKGLLGAAELCRGEGLLLIPCSMVHGFGMRIAVEVLYLDQSNRVMKIHELVPGRCGPYVAGARWVLELPIGTVSHSCTELGDLLLSTRT; encoded by the coding sequence ATTCAGATTCTCAATGCCACTAAAGGCACATGTTTAGGAACAGAGATCCGAATAGCTGATACTTTTCTGCTCCGCCTGAAGGGACTGCTGGGTGCTGCTGAGCTTTGCAGGGGAGAAGGTCTGCTGCTGATTCCCTGCAGTATGGTGCATGGGTTTGGGATGCGGATAGCAGTGGAAGTTCTGTATTTGGATCAATCCAACCGCGTCATGAAGATCCATGAGCTTGTCCCCGGCAGGTGTGGTCCCTATGTGGCTGGTGCTCGCTGGGTCTTAGAACTGCCGATAGGAACCGTTTCCCATTCTTGCACAGAATTAGGGGACCTCCTCCTGAGTACTAGAACATAA
- a CDS encoding type II secretion system F family protein: MALWISGLVFLSISLAVYSAYRQRQLAEAEAERIKLYGIVGEEQKAVDQTVGEVGLIRRTLTRLASLFSVKKQDRRWEKLNRQLVLAGNPGGLKAQEFMVLKLTITGLTAAAVVMLSPTFMHVFVFTASAWVIPDLYLRQKIKARQIAVSLAVPDLLDLLTVSVEAGLGFDAAVAKVVEKKEGPLADELRRMLSEMRIGKARRDALRDLGERTGVLYLQNFAAAVVQADQLGVSISKVLRIQAQEIRRQRRQKAEEEAMKAPIKMLLPLVTLVFPSLFIVLLGPAVLQFLAVF; this comes from the coding sequence GTGGCTTTATGGATTTCAGGGTTAGTTTTTCTCTCGATCAGTTTAGCTGTTTATTCCGCTTATCGGCAGCGGCAGCTAGCCGAGGCGGAAGCCGAGCGTATAAAGCTGTACGGGATAGTAGGTGAAGAGCAGAAAGCAGTCGACCAAACCGTGGGCGAAGTAGGGCTGATAAGAAGAACTTTAACTAGGCTTGCTAGTTTGTTTTCAGTAAAAAAACAGGATCGGAGATGGGAAAAGCTCAACCGGCAGCTGGTTTTAGCGGGTAATCCGGGCGGATTGAAGGCTCAAGAGTTCATGGTACTTAAGCTGACCATTACCGGCCTAACAGCGGCGGCTGTAGTTATGCTCTCTCCTACTTTTATGCACGTGTTTGTGTTTACCGCTTCGGCTTGGGTTATTCCAGACTTGTATCTCCGCCAGAAGATTAAGGCAAGACAGATAGCTGTTTCTCTGGCTGTGCCAGATCTGCTGGATCTTCTTACAGTAAGCGTTGAGGCTGGTCTGGGATTTGATGCAGCCGTTGCCAAGGTGGTCGAAAAAAAGGAAGGTCCGTTAGCTGATGAGCTGCGGCGGATGCTGTCTGAAATGCGGATTGGAAAAGCACGCCGGGACGCTCTCCGAGATTTAGGTGAACGCACCGGTGTCCTGTATCTCCAAAATTTTGCCGCTGCGGTTGTCCAGGCAGATCAGCTGGGCGTGAGTATCAGTAAAGTGCTGAGAATTCAAGCGCAGGAAATCCGAAGACAGCGGCGGCAGAAAGCTGAAGAAGAGGCGATGAAAGCACCGATCAAGATGCTGCTGCCTTTAGTAACACTGGTATTTCCCTCGCTATTTATTGTGCTGTTGGGACCGGCTGTTCTGCAGTTTCTTGCAGTTTTCTAA
- a CDS encoding MinD/ParA family protein has protein sequence MEPDKIRVVIVDDTAETRSNIRKLLAFADNIAVIGEAADGSEAVEVARDLKPDCILMDINMPGLDGISAAEQIYQAAPECLTIVISVQEEQEYLRRAMAAGARDYLTKPFSGDELINTINRVWQLECARRSRHEIVEKPTRSAETIAVFSAKGGVGKTTIAVNLAAALAKQNHEVILVDFDLQFGDVPLMLDLAVQHSISDWFADGCPAAVDYLLEAGPGLRILAAPEVPEEGELITAEHIAQILKELKSLADFIVIDTPQFFQETTLQALETADHILLAGTPDLANLKNIRRCLDVLAKLNLAAKVKVTANKVGAEGIRLEQFSSHLNYPVWRALPYDPRLAYQACVQGIPIVDLNPRSKLGRALEQMSKDILGIYEPKKMLPFAGTLFTRKG, from the coding sequence ATGGAACCAGATAAGATCAGAGTAGTGATTGTTGATGATACAGCTGAAACTAGGAGCAATATTAGAAAGCTGCTGGCTTTTGCAGATAATATCGCGGTTATCGGTGAAGCAGCTGATGGCAGCGAAGCGGTGGAAGTGGCGCGAGATCTCAAGCCAGACTGCATCTTAATGGACATCAACATGCCCGGATTGGATGGTATCAGCGCAGCCGAGCAGATTTATCAAGCAGCTCCTGAATGCTTGACCATTGTAATCAGTGTGCAGGAAGAGCAGGAGTATCTGCGCCGAGCGATGGCAGCAGGCGCTAGAGATTATCTAACTAAGCCCTTCAGCGGCGATGAGCTGATTAATACTATCAACCGCGTTTGGCAGCTGGAATGCGCCCGGCGCAGTCGCCATGAGATAGTGGAAAAACCAACGCGCAGTGCGGAGACAATCGCAGTTTTCAGCGCCAAAGGGGGAGTAGGGAAGACTACGATTGCCGTCAATCTTGCGGCTGCCTTAGCCAAGCAGAATCACGAAGTGATCCTTGTCGATTTTGATCTGCAGTTTGGCGATGTGCCGCTGATGCTGGATCTTGCCGTCCAACACTCTATTTCTGACTGGTTCGCTGATGGCTGCCCTGCGGCTGTAGATTATCTGCTTGAAGCTGGACCAGGTCTTAGAATTCTCGCAGCCCCGGAGGTTCCTGAAGAAGGAGAGTTAATTACCGCTGAACATATCGCTCAGATTTTAAAAGAGTTAAAATCCCTTGCTGATTTTATTGTGATCGACACACCCCAGTTTTTCCAAGAAACGACTCTGCAAGCTCTTGAAACAGCAGACCATATCCTGCTTGCGGGAACACCTGACTTAGCTAATCTAAAAAACATCCGCCGCTGTTTAGATGTTTTAGCGAAACTGAATTTGGCAGCGAAAGTTAAAGTAACTGCTAACAAGGTTGGTGCTGAGGGAATTCGGCTGGAACAGTTCAGCAGCCATCTCAATTATCCGGTTTGGCGGGCGCTGCCTTATGATCCGAGACTTGCTTATCAAGCCTGTGTGCAGGGCATTCCGATTGTGGACTTAAATCCCCGGTCAAAACTGGGACGCGCTTTAGAACAGATGAGTAAGGATATATTAGGTATTTATGAACCAAAAAAAATGCTGCCGTTTGCCGGCACGCTGTTCACAAGAAAAGGATGA
- a CDS encoding DEAD/DEAH box helicase family protein has translation MAKLQLLVRLTPETELKFHICEEPRWFKPDHDGRGRVYALTPPLAADEVFFMRSQIEVMRGRLNWVWKKFAWPSAVVWLVRRRLGLAYPGYPVEVPESIYEQWRLDEEQRLELLSELKLLLDGRLLPDNLLEQALRASGWWPADIRRVLDWGLRMGVIECFPGVTKTSWGEARCMRCNSSVTEVRPCPFCGRPDCPICTTCDSLGPVRGCTRLWVLDKPERAGPLVPADDFQQLPKLHLDFELTPAQRRASSELVDFIHSDKKKVLVWAACGAGKTEVTFAAIQTALSRGSKVMFAIPRRDVVRELAERLRKAFPDTEIAVHYGGQPWQQQGQLTIATTHQALRFYRCFDLVVLDEVDAFPYHGSEMLRFAIKRSLTADGKLVEMTATPRSLRTSAVITIPARYHGWPLPEPRFLKIKLPELNQLADKGLPEQVVSIIESNQSPWLIFAPTVQAVKQLTKVLAAVLNRRVCGSWAADPQRDQKIADFASGEYQVMAATSIMERGITLADVQVMVLYSDHVLFDSNSLIQMAGRAGRKAEHPDGEVWFIGGRITDAMKTAQKRITYLNRQAAEQGLLKGVESR, from the coding sequence ATGGCAAAATTGCAACTATTAGTGCGACTGACTCCTGAAACCGAGTTAAAATTTCATATTTGTGAGGAACCGCGCTGGTTCAAACCAGATCATGATGGGCGCGGAAGAGTTTATGCTCTTACCCCACCTCTTGCGGCTGATGAGGTCTTTTTCATGCGCAGTCAGATTGAAGTGATGCGCGGGCGTTTAAACTGGGTTTGGAAGAAGTTTGCCTGGCCGAGTGCAGTAGTTTGGTTGGTGCGGCGCAGATTAGGTTTGGCTTATCCGGGTTATCCGGTTGAAGTTCCTGAATCGATCTACGAGCAGTGGCGGTTGGATGAGGAGCAGAGATTGGAGCTGCTCAGCGAACTCAAGCTGCTTCTCGACGGTCGCCTGCTTCCGGATAATCTTTTGGAACAGGCTCTTAGAGCCAGCGGTTGGTGGCCTGCAGACATCCGGAGGGTTTTAGATTGGGGTTTGCGCATGGGAGTAATTGAGTGCTTTCCGGGCGTGACTAAAACCTCCTGGGGAGAAGCCCGCTGTATGCGCTGCAATTCCTCAGTTACAGAAGTACGGCCCTGTCCCTTCTGCGGGCGGCCGGATTGTCCGATCTGCACCACCTGTGATTCTTTGGGACCAGTTCGCGGCTGCACAAGATTATGGGTTCTGGATAAACCGGAGCGTGCTGGTCCTTTAGTGCCCGCAGATGATTTTCAGCAATTACCTAAACTGCATTTAGACTTTGAGCTTACTCCTGCTCAGCGGCGGGCCAGCAGTGAACTTGTGGACTTTATCCACAGCGACAAGAAAAAAGTCTTGGTGTGGGCAGCCTGCGGTGCAGGAAAAACAGAGGTTACTTTTGCAGCCATTCAAACCGCGCTCAGCCGCGGCAGTAAGGTCATGTTTGCAATCCCCCGCCGTGATGTAGTGCGGGAGCTTGCAGAGCGATTAAGGAAAGCGTTCCCAGATACTGAAATCGCAGTTCATTATGGCGGACAGCCCTGGCAGCAGCAGGGTCAGCTGACAATTGCTACAACCCATCAAGCGCTGCGGTTTTACCGCTGTTTTGATCTGGTCGTTTTAGATGAAGTGGATGCCTTTCCCTATCACGGGAGCGAGATGCTGCGTTTTGCCATTAAACGTTCACTGACTGCTGATGGTAAATTGGTGGAAATGACAGCAACTCCCCGAAGCTTACGCACAAGCGCGGTGATTACAATTCCGGCTCGCTATCATGGATGGCCGCTGCCGGAACCTCGATTCTTAAAAATAAAATTACCTGAATTAAACCAATTAGCTGATAAGGGTCTGCCAGAGCAGGTTGTCTCCATTATTGAGAGCAATCAGTCGCCATGGCTGATTTTTGCTCCGACGGTTCAGGCAGTTAAGCAGCTGACCAAAGTACTAGCAGCTGTCCTGAACCGCAGGGTCTGCGGCAGTTGGGCGGCTGATCCCCAGCGGGATCAAAAAATAGCAGACTTTGCATCTGGGGAATACCAGGTGATGGCAGCCACTTCAATTATGGAGCGGGGGATCACTTTGGCAGATGTCCAGGTCATGGTGCTTTACAGCGATCATGTTCTTTTCGACTCCAATTCTTTAATCCAGATGGCAGGCAGAGCCGGCAGGAAGGCAGAGCATCCTGATGGAGAAGTCTGGTTTATCGGCGGCAGAATTACTGATGCAATGAAAACCGCTCAAAAACGAATTACCTACTTAAACAGGCAGGCGGCAGAGCAGGGTTTATTAAAAGGGGTGGAGTCCCGATGA
- a CDS encoding secretion system protein, which produces MQQKHLLDRRIYELMPQHGLNGYAEDESDEDELLTRVQRLLGQINQKLNIKPSRQLALELVRAGISLSAGEFLILNALLGFSPLVLLGFSVSLEQCLLLAVLAALAPSVYVRWRQSQRSKQVEQQLPEVLAAIANSLKAGCSFFQAVELIARESEPPLAEEFALVNKEMSLGADTEFALENLVKRVVSDDLELVVTAVLIQRQVGGNLSEILDSIAGTIRERIRIKGEISTLTAQGRISGLVISALPFALTIFIYLLNPDYIRPLFSEPLGRAMLIVGLGGQAAAAFLIRRIVNIRV; this is translated from the coding sequence TTGCAGCAAAAACATCTGCTCGACCGCCGCATTTATGAGTTGATGCCTCAGCACGGCTTAAATGGATACGCAGAAGATGAATCAGATGAAGACGAGCTGTTAACTAGAGTTCAGCGGCTGTTGGGACAGATTAATCAAAAGCTGAATATCAAGCCGTCACGGCAGCTGGCCTTAGAACTGGTCAGGGCTGGAATTTCGCTGTCAGCCGGAGAATTCCTGATTTTGAATGCCCTGCTTGGTTTCTCGCCCTTAGTTTTGCTGGGATTTAGCGTGAGTTTGGAGCAGTGTCTGCTCCTGGCAGTATTGGCGGCATTAGCGCCTTCGGTTTATGTAAGATGGAGACAGAGTCAGCGGAGCAAACAGGTAGAGCAGCAGCTGCCAGAGGTATTAGCTGCAATTGCCAATTCTTTGAAAGCGGGCTGCAGTTTTTTTCAAGCTGTTGAGCTGATCGCCCGGGAGTCTGAACCGCCTCTGGCGGAGGAGTTTGCTCTGGTCAACAAGGAAATGAGTTTGGGAGCAGACACAGAATTTGCGCTGGAAAATTTGGTTAAGCGTGTAGTAAGTGATGACTTAGAATTGGTAGTGACCGCAGTCTTGATTCAGAGGCAGGTAGGGGGTAATCTTTCGGAGATCTTAGATTCGATCGCTGGTACCATTAGGGAAAGGATCCGCATCAAAGGAGAAATCAGCACACTAACGGCTCAAGGACGCATATCCGGTCTGGTGATTTCCGCTCTGCCCTTTGCACTTACCATTTTTATTTACCTGCTCAATCCTGATTATATCCGCCCTTTATTCTCGGAACCGCTGGGCAGGGCAATGCTGATTGTTGGTTTAGGAGGACAGGCAGCCGCTGCTTTTTTAATCCGCAGGATTGTCAATATTCGGGTGTAG
- a CDS encoding response regulator transcription factor, with translation MKQTGGHVVSANNRKQNCPPPGEEANDKAKLLDLLTPREKEVLSLVARGYNNNEIAACLHISKHTVKNHVSNIYHKLEMDDRTQIALLAVRHGLVKLD, from the coding sequence ATGAAACAGACGGGGGGTCATGTTGTGTCTGCTAATAATCGTAAACAGAATTGTCCGCCTCCCGGGGAGGAAGCCAATGACAAAGCAAAATTGCTGGACTTATTGACGCCAAGAGAAAAAGAAGTTCTGTCACTGGTAGCGCGGGGTTACAATAACAATGAGATTGCTGCGTGTCTGCACATCAGCAAGCACACTGTTAAAAACCATGTCAGCAACATCTACCACAAGCTGGAGATGGATGACCGCACGCAGATTGCTTTGTTGGCTGTCCGGCATGGGTTAGTTAAGCTTGACTAA
- a CDS encoding BON domain-containing protein — protein sequence MINRKKVVAVLILLMLFGHGAGCGAQQLVLIQGHSRVLYVPNLTRAAVGDPTIVDVGVIDSGQVLLNPLQTGSTSLHLWTANSQQIYQLRVAADDGTLTKEFLTALNLPEVSAWFADQYLVLEGRVRTEQDLKRAEKLAEAYSDSVISLLYVSEENSLERELRRLLPPEIKLTIFNNTAIFEGQIDDEGVRALAYRTADAFGLQVLDLLKVGNADPVPESTAAEVTEPGPADFAEQIQALLDDNVHVYAVGETIFLEGSAADEYHRRRACAIAEAYGLPVVDLIRVQERSPEVEPLDVDDLESDEETLLSQMNRLIGSPEITLEIVYGHLVLEGRAVNLWEKERAVKLAAVSDLPVIDLITVEMAEENPTPTPAGEVDEPDRELLNTLLAGTDIHPHWIGSTLFLEGTAEDEFAKTRALAIGQAFSDQVIDLVRVQHPPIILDSGNEHVFEADLVADIASALREPGISVRYYHGTIVLEGLVPDQKAKERAERLAEVFYQPVISFLQYPQPGQISSAEELVRHLDLPDVKVTAVGEKLVLEGTVQNSREHSRVLQVAELYGDVIDLLTILEPEQVLLQVHVVELDRSAGEQFGVEWGSLVEGQLFANVISFEEVAHIGSWQMNRSHLLGARLSALEEEGKAKLLAAPSLLTLSGEPAEFLAGGEIPVLVQVGDQQTIEWIVYGVKLEILPFIADEQIRIQIKPEVSSLDWQTSARLQTSMPPLRTRRTETVVNLKHGSTAVIGGLIQHEENNQIKKIPILGDLPIIGALFRSSEFQERQTELTVFVTPWIVSEGVSGDGTR from the coding sequence TTGATAAATAGGAAAAAAGTGGTTGCTGTTCTTATACTGCTGATGCTTTTCGGTCATGGAGCTGGATGCGGAGCGCAGCAGCTGGTGTTAATCCAGGGTCACAGTCGGGTTCTGTACGTACCGAACTTAACTCGAGCAGCTGTGGGAGATCCCACAATTGTTGATGTAGGGGTGATTGATTCCGGTCAAGTCCTGCTTAATCCACTTCAAACCGGAAGCACATCTCTGCATCTTTGGACTGCTAATTCCCAGCAGATATATCAGCTGCGTGTGGCAGCAGATGACGGCACATTAACCAAAGAATTCCTGACTGCCTTAAATCTTCCGGAGGTTTCAGCCTGGTTTGCCGACCAGTATCTGGTTTTAGAAGGACGGGTGCGCACCGAACAAGACCTCAAGCGGGCGGAAAAACTGGCAGAGGCTTACAGTGACTCGGTAATCAGCCTGCTCTATGTTTCGGAAGAAAACTCGTTAGAAAGAGAACTGCGCCGCTTACTTCCACCTGAAATCAAGCTGACAATCTTCAACAACACCGCCATTTTTGAAGGGCAGATTGACGATGAGGGCGTACGGGCACTGGCTTACCGCACAGCTGACGCTTTTGGTCTGCAGGTTCTTGATCTGCTTAAGGTAGGAAACGCCGACCCTGTACCGGAATCCACGGCAGCGGAGGTGACTGAGCCGGGACCTGCGGATTTTGCAGAGCAAATTCAAGCATTACTCGATGATAACGTTCATGTTTATGCTGTGGGAGAGACAATTTTCTTGGAAGGAAGTGCTGCTGATGAGTACCACCGGCGGCGAGCCTGTGCTATCGCAGAAGCTTATGGTCTGCCGGTGGTAGACTTAATCAGGGTGCAGGAGCGGTCTCCAGAGGTTGAACCACTGGATGTCGATGATCTGGAATCAGACGAAGAGACGCTCTTAAGCCAAATGAATAGGTTGATCGGCAGCCCCGAAATTACTTTGGAGATCGTCTATGGACATCTAGTTCTCGAAGGCAGAGCTGTAAACTTGTGGGAAAAAGAGCGGGCAGTGAAGCTGGCAGCAGTATCCGATCTGCCGGTGATTGACTTGATTACTGTGGAAATGGCCGAAGAGAATCCTACTCCCACTCCCGCTGGAGAGGTGGATGAGCCGGATCGGGAGCTGCTGAACACTCTACTTGCCGGCACTGATATTCACCCCCATTGGATTGGGAGCACTCTTTTCTTAGAAGGTACAGCTGAAGATGAGTTTGCAAAAACCAGAGCTCTGGCGATCGGGCAGGCATTCAGTGATCAGGTGATCGATTTGGTGCGGGTGCAGCACCCGCCGATTATTCTGGACAGTGGGAATGAGCATGTGTTTGAAGCAGATTTGGTTGCTGACATTGCTTCCGCCCTTCGGGAGCCGGGTATTAGTGTGCGGTATTATCATGGCACCATTGTGCTGGAAGGACTTGTTCCTGATCAAAAGGCTAAAGAGCGGGCGGAGCGCCTGGCAGAAGTATTCTATCAGCCGGTAATTAGTTTTCTGCAGTATCCCCAGCCGGGTCAGATCAGTTCGGCTGAGGAATTAGTCCGGCATTTGGATCTTCCGGATGTAAAGGTAACGGCTGTTGGTGAAAAACTTGTCCTGGAAGGAACGGTTCAAAACTCGCGGGAACACAGCCGGGTTCTTCAGGTGGCTGAACTTTATGGTGATGTTATTGATCTCCTGACTATTCTTGAGCCGGAGCAGGTGCTGCTGCAGGTACATGTTGTTGAGCTTGATCGCAGCGCAGGAGAACAGTTTGGTGTGGAATGGGGCAGTTTAGTTGAAGGACAGCTGTTTGCCAATGTAATTTCCTTCGAAGAAGTTGCGCATATCGGCAGCTGGCAGATGAACCGTTCACATTTATTAGGAGCTAGACTATCAGCCCTAGAAGAGGAGGGGAAGGCTAAACTGTTGGCTGCGCCCAGTCTGCTTACCCTGTCAGGAGAGCCGGCTGAGTTTTTAGCAGGAGGCGAGATTCCGGTTCTAGTACAAGTGGGTGACCAGCAGACGATTGAATGGATTGTCTATGGGGTAAAACTTGAGATTCTGCCATTTATTGCTGATGAACAGATTCGGATTCAGATTAAGCCCGAAGTCAGCAGTCTTGATTGGCAGACCAGCGCGCGGCTTCAAACATCAATGCCTCCTTTACGAACACGGCGGACAGAAACGGTGGTGAATTTAAAGCACGGTTCCACTGCAGTGATTGGCGGTTTGATTCAGCATGAAGAGAACAACCAGATCAAAAAGATTCCGATTCTGGGTGATCTGCCGATAATCGGAGCTTTGTTTCGCAGCTCAGAGTTTCAGGAGAGGCAGACTGAACTGACGGTGTTCGTCACCCCATGGATTGTAAGCGAGGGAGTGAGTGGTGATGGAACCAGATAA
- the cpaB gene encoding Flp pilus assembly protein CpaB: MKNKVLLFIAIGLGLISALLTYNYLSGIEAKQHVEMVDVVVANTKISANTEIRASMLAWKKIPKESLHPDAVQQLQDLQGRITAADIVAGEQVLWSRLLPKGAVPGLAYNIPKDKRAVTVAVNEVIGVAGFIKPGDRVDVLATFANEPPITTTVLQNVMVLAISQDMTSDIEPAAVISTSVTFALSPNQAEQLVLAESLGAIRLSLRPPEAVGIASKQGTSAYDLQPLAYSAHGTELESRREVSSKTQSEAVSAVKPQKSQQSTGDISSGKTSNDIKIEIFRGTEREVILVDK, translated from the coding sequence TTGAAAAATAAAGTTCTGCTGTTTATTGCCATCGGCTTAGGATTGATTTCAGCACTACTAACTTACAATTATTTATCCGGGATAGAAGCGAAACAGCATGTGGAGATGGTGGATGTAGTAGTAGCTAACACGAAAATTTCTGCCAACACAGAAATTAGGGCGAGTATGCTGGCATGGAAAAAGATTCCAAAGGAAAGCCTGCATCCCGATGCTGTGCAGCAGCTTCAGGATCTGCAGGGCAGAATAACTGCAGCAGACATTGTCGCCGGAGAACAGGTACTGTGGAGCCGCTTGCTCCCCAAGGGAGCAGTTCCCGGCTTAGCCTACAATATCCCCAAAGACAAGCGGGCAGTGACTGTTGCGGTCAATGAAGTGATAGGGGTGGCAGGTTTTATCAAACCTGGCGATCGAGTTGATGTGCTCGCTACTTTTGCCAATGAACCTCCCATCACCACAACAGTTCTGCAGAATGTAATGGTGCTGGCAATTTCCCAGGATATGACCAGCGATATTGAACCGGCGGCGGTTATCAGCACGAGTGTGACTTTTGCCCTCAGCCCAAATCAGGCCGAGCAGCTGGTGCTTGCTGAGTCCCTGGGAGCGATTCGGTTGTCTCTGCGACCGCCGGAAGCTGTAGGGATTGCTTCCAAACAGGGAACGAGCGCCTATGATCTGCAGCCATTAGCTTACAGCGCGCATGGAACAGAATTAGAGTCGCGCAGGGAAGTTTCGTCTAAGACACAATCCGAGGCGGTATCGGCAGTCAAACCCCAGAAATCCCAGCAGTCGACTGGGGATATATCTTCAGGTAAAACCAGTAATGACATTAAAATAGAGATCTTTAGAGGTACAGAGCGGGAGGTGATCCTGGTTGATAAATAG
- a CDS encoding CpaF family protein yields MSLLARLERHKDQAGQNQPASSGSTNPRDPLIVLKGRIHEQLVSEIDSKLLKSADQNDKNQELKTKVEQVVQRVIHEEQANLSRAENLQLLQDIIDEVTGFGPINSLILNPDISEVMVNGPKQVFVERSGRLELTDITFRDHEHVLHIIDKIVAPLGRRIDESSPMVDARLPDGSRVNAIIPPLALNGPTITIRKFAADPLTIEDLINFGTLTLEMAEFIEACVKARLNIVVSGGTGSGKTTLLNVLSSFIPAEERIITIEDAAELQLRQTHVVSLESRPPNIEGRGAVAIRDLVRNSLRMRPDRIVIGEVRGGEALDMLQAMNTGHDGSMTTGHANSPRDMLARLETMVLMAGVDLPVRAIREQIASAIDLIIQQARLKDGSRKITQITEVQGIEGEVITMQDIFVFERGVLRPTGIRPRCAEKIADNGIQLPINLFI; encoded by the coding sequence ATGTCATTATTGGCACGACTAGAACGGCATAAAGATCAAGCTGGCCAGAATCAGCCGGCAAGTTCCGGGAGTACCAACCCACGCGATCCTTTAATTGTCCTCAAAGGCCGCATTCATGAGCAGCTGGTAAGTGAAATTGACAGTAAACTGCTGAAAAGCGCCGACCAGAATGATAAAAACCAAGAATTAAAAACCAAGGTTGAGCAGGTTGTTCAGCGGGTTATCCATGAAGAGCAGGCGAACTTGTCCCGCGCTGAGAACCTACAGCTGCTCCAGGATATTATTGACGAGGTTACCGGCTTTGGGCCGATTAATTCCTTGATTCTCAATCCGGATATTTCGGAGGTCATGGTAAATGGACCTAAGCAAGTTTTTGTTGAGCGGAGCGGACGATTAGAGCTGACAGACATTACTTTTCGTGACCATGAGCATGTGCTGCATATTATCGATAAAATCGTTGCACCGCTGGGAAGACGAATTGATGAAAGCAGTCCCATGGTGGATGCACGGCTGCCTGATGGTTCCCGTGTCAACGCGATTATTCCGCCGTTAGCGCTCAACGGTCCAACGATTACAATCCGGAAGTTTGCAGCCGATCCCCTAACAATAGAAGACCTAATTAACTTCGGCACCCTCACGCTAGAGATGGCTGAGTTCATCGAGGCCTGCGTCAAGGCTAGATTAAATATCGTGGTTTCCGGGGGAACCGGAAGTGGAAAGACAACACTGCTAAATGTGCTGTCTTCGTTCATTCCGGCGGAAGAACGGATTATTACCATCGAAGACGCAGCTGAGCTGCAGCTCAGGCAGACTCATGTTGTTTCGCTGGAGAGCCGTCCTCCTAATATTGAGGGGAGGGGGGCAGTGGCAATCCGAGATTTGGTGCGCAACTCCCTGCGAATGCGCCCGGATCGGATTGTCATTGGTGAAGTTCGGGGCGGTGAAGCTCTGGATATGCTTCAGGCAATGAATACCGGGCATGATGGTTCCATGACCACCGGCCATGCCAACAGTCCTCGGGATATGCTCGCGCGGCTGGAAACCATGGTTCTGATGGCTGGTGTGGATCTGCCGGTGCGGGCAATCCGGGAGCAGATTGCATCGGCAATTGATCTGATTATCCAGCAGGCTCGGTTAAAAGATGGGTCTCGGAAGATTACTCAGATTACTGAGGTCCAGGGAATTGAAGGTGAGGTAATCACTATGCAGGATATCTTTGTTTTTGAGCGGGGAGTGCTGCGGCCGACTGGAATCAGACCGCGGTGTGCCGAGAAAATTGCGGATAATGGAATTCAGCTGCCGATTAACTTATTCATTTAA